One window of Luteolibacter sp. Y139 genomic DNA carries:
- a CDS encoding M15 family metallopeptidase: protein MNAEKIKAIQGKVGASVDGFWGPRSIEACQGYLRGLMERSSNRWPGTDQASLTRFYGEAGDESRLVMIELPGCMRYEGIPVRRARVNGRCAESLSRVLEALALSHAEVLGEFAGVFNDRAMRGGSTPSLHARGAAIDLMPDSNGNRMHWPVAAEMPFEVMEAFAREGWLSAGAFWGRDAMHFQATR, encoded by the coding sequence ATGAATGCGGAGAAGATTAAGGCGATACAGGGGAAGGTGGGGGCTTCGGTGGATGGGTTCTGGGGGCCGCGGTCGATCGAGGCTTGCCAGGGGTATTTGCGGGGGCTGATGGAGCGCTCGTCTAACAGGTGGCCGGGGACGGATCAGGCGAGCCTGACGAGGTTCTATGGGGAGGCGGGGGATGAGAGCCGGCTGGTGATGATCGAGCTGCCGGGGTGCATGCGGTATGAGGGGATTCCGGTGCGGAGGGCGCGGGTGAATGGGCGGTGTGCGGAGAGTTTGTCGCGGGTGTTAGAGGCGTTGGCTTTGTCGCATGCGGAGGTGTTGGGGGAGTTTGCGGGGGTATTCAATGACCGGGCGATGAGAGGGGGCTCAACGCCATCGCTGCATGCGCGGGGGGCGGCGATCGATCTGATGCCGGACTCGAATGGGAACCGGATGCATTGGCCGGTGGCGGCGGAGATGCCATTCGAGGTGATGGAGGCGTTTGCGAGGGAGGGGTGGTTGAGTGCGGGGGCGTTCTGGGGGAGGGATGCGATGCACTTTCAGGCGACGAGGTGA
- a CDS encoding ATP-binding protein: MNIETSSAVKLFFPNPSLVQVYFEALANSLDAGATDVSVKIEIDGFTAASTLKITITDNGTGFDEESWERFYTIMNPRDTFHKGVGRLVYLRYFDRVHYDSVHSNGAMHRTFLFEHEFEGACDNRPLESARPNRTKLIFTSFNGAKIKSYDDLRPGALKPRIIEQFLPTLYDRHRRGVDFRISLSLETVESKEQKDFTSTEEVITADDLPKFTSVMINATSLDAYRGDVEMLYSVRPGMGQRAQVVIAASIDGRTIPINLLAPGAIPAGYSVTCLFVSDLFDGSADHSRQKLVLPETVKEHELFQVLQRELGSMLSQEVKQIETKNVETKTQFERRFPHLSGLFDDSSVGLIDRDQALEIAQKRFFEAQKEVLQSDELDDETYAKSLELSSRSLTEYVLYREKIIGRMKEMTPDNSEADIHNLIAPRWERFHENGFINDIYRNNAWLLDDKFMSFRTILSEGQMDDVIEAITLQESPIKDEGRPDITMIFSADPAEAPAVDVVVVELKKITDEEKDNQFVINQLLSRARKLAAHCPNIQHIWYYAIIHINLEMEQVLLQYEFVPLFSKGRVFYREFPTRRPNGETVLTPTFVMSLDAVVADAQCRNHTFLEILRAGMRQLDKTPTAESRPSKAAAPAAGNTVPFATSLEN; encoded by the coding sequence ATGAACATCGAAACTTCCAGCGCAGTTAAACTGTTCTTCCCGAATCCGTCGTTGGTGCAAGTGTATTTTGAAGCTCTCGCCAACTCACTCGACGCCGGAGCCACAGATGTTTCTGTCAAGATTGAGATCGACGGGTTTACCGCCGCCAGCACACTTAAAATAACCATCACGGACAACGGAACCGGGTTCGACGAGGAGAGCTGGGAGCGCTTCTATACCATCATGAATCCTCGCGATACCTTTCACAAAGGGGTGGGGCGGCTCGTATATTTGAGGTATTTCGATCGGGTTCATTACGACAGCGTCCACTCGAACGGGGCGATGCATCGAACATTCCTTTTCGAGCATGAGTTCGAAGGTGCGTGTGACAATCGTCCGTTAGAGTCAGCGCGCCCCAATCGGACAAAGCTGATCTTTACCTCCTTCAACGGTGCCAAGATCAAGTCATACGATGACCTTCGTCCCGGTGCACTGAAGCCCCGAATAATTGAACAGTTTCTGCCGACTCTGTACGACCGCCACCGGAGAGGCGTTGACTTCCGGATCTCGCTTTCGTTGGAAACTGTGGAGAGCAAGGAACAGAAGGACTTTACCTCCACCGAAGAAGTCATCACGGCGGACGACCTTCCTAAATTCACTTCGGTAATGATAAACGCCACGTCTCTAGACGCTTACCGAGGTGATGTAGAGATGCTCTACAGCGTGCGCCCCGGAATGGGACAGCGGGCTCAGGTCGTCATCGCTGCAAGCATTGACGGAAGAACGATTCCCATCAATCTGCTCGCTCCTGGAGCTATTCCGGCGGGATACTCAGTTACCTGTCTTTTTGTATCCGACCTCTTCGATGGGTCGGCGGATCATTCTCGGCAGAAATTGGTGCTGCCGGAAACCGTAAAAGAGCATGAGCTTTTTCAAGTTTTGCAGCGAGAGCTGGGTTCCATGCTGTCCCAGGAGGTGAAGCAAATCGAAACGAAAAACGTTGAAACCAAGACGCAATTCGAAAGGAGATTTCCCCATTTATCGGGACTCTTCGATGATTCTTCAGTTGGACTTATAGATCGAGATCAGGCTCTGGAGATCGCGCAAAAGCGATTTTTCGAGGCTCAAAAGGAAGTGTTGCAGTCTGACGAGCTTGACGACGAAACCTATGCGAAGTCCCTAGAATTGTCTTCGCGGTCGCTCACGGAATACGTGTTGTACCGAGAGAAAATCATTGGCCGCATGAAGGAGATGACGCCGGATAATTCGGAGGCGGACATCCATAACCTGATCGCCCCTCGCTGGGAGCGTTTTCACGAGAACGGCTTCATCAACGATATTTACAGGAACAACGCTTGGCTATTGGACGACAAGTTCATGAGCTTCCGGACCATTTTGAGCGAAGGCCAGATGGACGACGTTATTGAGGCCATAACCCTGCAGGAATCGCCTATCAAGGACGAGGGTAGGCCGGATATCACCATGATCTTTTCAGCCGATCCTGCTGAAGCGCCCGCTGTGGACGTCGTGGTCGTGGAATTGAAGAAGATTACCGATGAGGAGAAGGATAATCAATTTGTGATTAATCAACTCCTTTCTCGTGCGCGCAAGCTTGCTGCCCATTGCCCAAATATTCAGCATATTTGGTACTACGCGATCATTCATATAAATCTGGAGATGGAGCAGGTGCTCCTTCAGTACGAGTTTGTCCCATTGTTCTCAAAAGGTCGGGTGTTCTACCGTGAGTTCCCGACTCGCCGACCCAACGGTGAGACTGTGCTGACCCCCACCTTCGTCATGTCGCTCGATGCCGTTGTTGCCGACGCTCAATGCCGGAATCACACATTCCTAGAGATCTTGCGAGCTGGGATGCGGCAACTTGATAAGACCCCTACAGCCGAGTCCCGCCCTTCTAAGGCAGCAGCACCCGCCGCCGGTAACACGGTGCCATTCGCGACTTCTCTTGAAAACTAG
- a CDS encoding phage portal protein family protein, translating into MRARPAGLLEDDGSIIVPMARDRLLEIFERVQRPGEVASTLEGALTGQLWQQQMLFQAMVDTWPRLQKALREVKLAARKAPWRVEAYARRGEKAKAGAEKLAREVEEMVWGMKPDPVRGLKGFEGTVEELAMGYFMGHHVLEPHWKRNAEGMVAPVSTLPVPPRFYGYPLLEDGVDRLMLDRSGSMAGVGGAALEDFPRHRFLIAVNGGHSGHPAQAAPLRVLTGYWLAAVYGLKWFMQFAQLFGIPFRWATYPEGDAKAKAELAAMMGNLGSQGWAAFKQGVEMNFLESGKGGGNLAQAELLRLADEQCDVFVLGQTLTSSQGDSGSQALGNVHMEVRREVVEGVCDFVGEILTHQLIPAMVAANYGESRTDLPGLWAKWPEPRDEAAMAQRDRELGLLDGKMPVERAWLYERHGVPVPASDAELFKAEKPEARDQRPEGEPGAGGRGLVEERTAEAQRSQRKRGEEGDGTLKDEGGTLNSEWEEEEGEDEPGREDDDDDATGYVVEAAFNPDQPRVPKGAPGGKGGEWTKSGGGGGLGEVPSTRQGASGADARKNRGGGNDGNGKQPRGGAHGKVKGVPGRESHHMPADSVSPIPREQGPSISMKEEHHWVTESNGSSKKAKAYRARQKALIEQGRFREAQQMDIDDVRSKFGDEYDGLMQEMQGYTTKIGF; encoded by the coding sequence TTGAGGGCGAGGCCGGCGGGGTTGTTAGAGGATGATGGGTCGATCATCGTGCCGATGGCGCGGGATCGCTTGCTGGAGATTTTCGAGCGGGTGCAGCGGCCGGGTGAGGTGGCTTCCACCTTGGAGGGGGCTCTAACAGGTCAGCTGTGGCAGCAGCAGATGCTGTTTCAGGCGATGGTGGATACTTGGCCTCGTCTGCAGAAGGCGCTGCGTGAGGTGAAGCTGGCGGCGCGGAAGGCGCCGTGGCGGGTGGAGGCGTATGCGCGGCGCGGGGAGAAGGCGAAGGCGGGGGCGGAGAAACTGGCGCGTGAGGTGGAGGAGATGGTGTGGGGGATGAAGCCGGATCCGGTGCGGGGCTTGAAGGGCTTCGAGGGGACGGTGGAGGAGCTGGCGATGGGGTATTTCATGGGGCACCATGTGCTGGAGCCGCATTGGAAGAGGAACGCTGAGGGGATGGTGGCTCCTGTTTCGACGTTGCCGGTGCCGCCGCGGTTTTATGGGTATCCGCTGTTAGAGGATGGGGTGGATCGTTTGATGCTGGACCGGAGTGGTTCGATGGCGGGTGTGGGTGGTGCGGCGTTGGAGGATTTCCCGCGGCACCGGTTTTTGATCGCGGTGAATGGGGGGCATAGTGGGCATCCGGCACAGGCGGCTCCGCTGCGGGTGCTGACGGGTTACTGGTTGGCGGCGGTGTACGGGCTGAAGTGGTTCATGCAGTTCGCGCAGTTGTTCGGGATTCCGTTCCGGTGGGCGACTTATCCGGAGGGGGATGCGAAGGCGAAGGCGGAGCTGGCGGCGATGATGGGGAACCTGGGGAGCCAGGGGTGGGCGGCCTTCAAGCAGGGGGTGGAGATGAATTTCCTGGAGAGCGGGAAGGGCGGGGGGAACCTGGCGCAGGCGGAGCTGCTGAGGCTGGCGGATGAGCAGTGCGATGTCTTCGTGCTGGGGCAGACTCTAACAAGTTCGCAGGGGGATAGCGGGAGCCAGGCGCTGGGGAATGTGCACATGGAGGTGCGGCGGGAGGTGGTGGAGGGGGTGTGCGATTTCGTGGGGGAGATCCTGACGCACCAGCTGATCCCGGCGATGGTGGCGGCGAACTACGGTGAGTCTCGTACTGATCTGCCGGGGCTGTGGGCGAAGTGGCCGGAGCCGCGGGATGAGGCGGCGATGGCGCAGCGTGACCGGGAGCTGGGGCTGCTGGATGGGAAGATGCCGGTGGAGCGGGCGTGGCTGTACGAGCGGCACGGGGTGCCGGTGCCGGCGAGTGATGCGGAGCTTTTCAAGGCTGAGAAGCCTGAGGCGAGAGACCAGAGGCCGGAGGGGGAGCCGGGTGCTGGAGGGCGCGGGCTGGTGGAGGAACGAACCGCGGAGGCGCAGAGGTCGCAGAGGAAGCGCGGAGAAGAGGGTGATGGAACTCTGAAGGATGAAGGTGGAACTCTGAACTCCGAATGGGAAGAGGAAGAAGGGGAGGATGAGCCAGGGAGGGAGGATGACGATGATGATGCTACGGGGTATGTAGTAGAAGCGGCATTCAATCCGGATCAGCCGCGGGTCCCGAAGGGGGCGCCGGGTGGGAAAGGTGGCGAGTGGACGAAGTCAGGGGGTGGCGGTGGCTTGGGTGAGGTGCCATCGACTCGACAAGGAGCATCGGGAGCGGATGCCAGGAAGAACCGGGGAGGAGGAAATGATGGAAACGGCAAACAGCCGAGGGGAGGTGCTCATGGAAAGGTCAAGGGCGTGCCTGGCCGTGAGTCGCATCATATGCCGGCGGATTCGGTGAGCCCGATTCCCCGGGAGCAGGGTCCCTCAATTTCCATGAAGGAGGAGCATCATTGGGTGACGGAGAGCAATGGCAGTTCAAAAAAAGCCAAAGCCTATCGCGCGAGGCAGAAAGCCCTGATTGAGCAGGGTAGATTCAGGGAAGCGCAGCAAATGGACATCGATGATGTCCGATCGAAATTCGGCGACGAATATGATGGCCTGATGCAGGAGATGCAGGGCTACACTACAAAAATTGGATTCTGA